A stretch of Chiloscyllium punctatum isolate Juve2018m chromosome 6, sChiPun1.3, whole genome shotgun sequence DNA encodes these proteins:
- the LOC140478573 gene encoding P2Y purinoceptor 14-like yields MSTDFLNSTDCKALRNPTVTMEVLPVLYFFVFVGGLLLNTLAAWIFCHIPSHSSFVVYLKNIVTTDLVMTMTLPFKILSDSQLGPWQLQAIACRYTLVIFYNCMYLSIIFLGLISFDRYLKIVRPMRNLTVQKVPFAKCVSVGCWVFMTGFALPNVILTNNIPTKDNAARCYRLKSELGKTWHHFIVLKCQVIFWITFVLLIICYSAILNKIYWSDQKVQKDSSNVKKRVNRNIFSIMAVFIICFVPYQIIRLPYDQGRKNKIDCTAFNRLNYAKEASQLLCVFNVCLDPVIYFLLCKSFTKILFRKNKKKSQNAFPDVRSRILLSTKYPFDYPVPTKPNP; encoded by the coding sequence ATGAGCACAGATTTCCTCAACAGCACAGACTGCAAAGCCTTGCGGAACCCAACAGTGACAATGGAGGTCCTTCCAGTTTTgtatttctttgtttttgttGGAGGCTTACTGCTGAACACACTGGCTGCCTGGATCTTCTGTCATATACCAAGTCACTCCAGCTTTGTCGTTTATCTCAAGAACATTGTCACCACTGATCTGGTAATGACCATGACACTGCCTTTCAAAATCCTGTCCGACTCACAACTTGGGCCCTGGCAGTTGCAAGCAATTGCGTGCCGTTACACTCTCGTCATCTTCTACAACTGCATGTACCTGAGCATCATATTCCTCGGCCTCATCAGCTTCGACAGGTACCTAAAGATAGTGCGCCCCATGAGAAACCTGACTGTGCAAAAGGTCCCCTTTGCcaagtgtgtcagtgtgggttgcTGGGTATTTATGACAGGCTTTGCACTGCCAAATGTCATTCTGACAAACAACATCCCCACAAAGGATAACGCCGCACGGTGTTACAGGTTGAAAAGTGAGCTGGGTAAAACCTGGCATCATTTCATCGTTTTAAAATGCCAAGTTATTTTCTGGATCACCTTTGTGCTCCTCATTATCTGTTATTCAGCCATCTTAAACAAGATATACTGGTCCGATCAGAAAGTGCAAAAGGACTCCAGCAATGTCAAAAAGAGAGTAAATCGTAACATTTTCAGCATTATGGCGGTCTTCATCATCTGCTTTGTGCCTTATCAAATTATCAGACTTCCTTATGATCAGGGTCGAAAGAACAAAATAGACTGTACAGCATTCAACAGGCTAAATTATGCAAAGGAAGCATCACAGCTGCTTTGTGTATTTAACGTTTGCCTCGATCCAGTCATCTACTTCCTGCTGTGCAAGTCATTCACTAAGATACTGTTTAGGAAGAACAAAAAGAAGTCTCAGAATGCTTTTCCTGATGTGAGAAGCAGAATACTACTGTCAACTAAATATCCATTTGATTACCCAGTCCCAACAAAACCCAATCCCTGA